One region of Molothrus aeneus isolate 106 chromosome 1, BPBGC_Maene_1.0, whole genome shotgun sequence genomic DNA includes:
- the TNFRSF11A gene encoding tumor necrosis factor receptor superfamily member 11A, with protein MPVPSGCWLLLLCLAAAGKQLSLQITPPCESEQHYEYLGRCCRKCEPGKYLSARCTATSDSVCQPCGPNEYMDVWNEEDKCFLHKICDQGKALREVNPGNSTFQRQCACTMGYHWNEGCDCCQRNTMCPPGLGVKPPVQQDRDTMCIPCPRGYFSKVSSSTDECKSWTNCTALGMEEIVPGTDKSDAVCKQRKIPEPSEDGTNRILYVLIVVLFFVTLIGIVVFIVYYKKKGKKLTADLQNWANEVCSQIKGTKDLPRDALVTVNITNAPVPQTAEGTCLLVPSGSPVPGKSCCTSGHTPCRNEGPSTEPCEAGEFSVVTETDDYQFPPVPTEDEYMDKDLNNTDYLSLLSQTASKTVSSFSEPMEAGENDSLNQYFSGIGSTEDVSVSPGFHPPSNTDGTHITTDQLLQKSCQHAHSCPKETGNKDTDHFATNCDSEKICVRCGILYRESPQKCYKPCCAAADSISTSPESGSCAQCTCGLNFFSAGQSTLANNLGMEDAPSDSTNVKYQNTNRSTSGTQSSTSGINSSTSDLPPASGNVTGNSNSTFISSGQVMNFKGDIIVVYLSQNSQEGTAASSGLSEENVGSPVQEENLSRCETFAGNAQHYKEKCAELQGACPAPGSGGPRWPGGALAQEWGPSCGGQASQPVQEEGKLGHFSEKVLN; from the exons ctgtcaCTACAAATCACTCCGCCGTGTGAGAGCGAGCAACACTATGAGTACTTGGGACGGTGCTGCAGGAAGTGTGAGCCAG GGAAGTATTTGTCTGCTAGATGCACTGCTACTTCGGATAGCGTGTGCCAGCCGTGTGGCCCAAACGAGTATATGGATGTCTGGAATGAAGAAGATAAATGCTTCCTACATAAAATATGTGATCAAG GGAAAGCCTTGAGAGAAGTGAACCCAGGGAACAGCACGTTCCAGCGGCAGTGTGCTTGTACGATGGGCTACCACTGGAACGAGGGCTGCGACTGCTGCCAGAGAAATACCATGTGCCCTCCCGGACTCGGAGTCAAGCCTCCTG TGCAACAAGACAGGGACACAATGTGCATACCATGTCCCCGAGGCTACTTCTCAAAGGTCTCTTCATCCACTGACGAGTGTAAATCCTGGACCAA CTGTACAGCTCTAGGAATGGAAGAAATTGTGCCTGGGACTGACAAGTCTGATGCAGTTTGTAAACAACGGAAGATACCTGAGCCATCAGAAGATG GAACAAACAGGATCTTGTACGTGTTGATTGTCGTCTTGTTTTTTGTGACACTAATTGGCATTGTCGTCTTCATCGTATACTacaagaagaaggggaaaaagctgACAG CAGATCTACAGAACTGGGCTAATGAAGTGTGCAGCCAAATAAAAGGAACAAAG gaCCTCCCCAGAGATGCACTTGTTACTGTGAACATCACAAATGCTCCTGTCCCCCAGACTGCTGAAGGCACATGTCTCCTGGTCCCCTCGGGCTCTCCTGTCCCTGGAAAATCATGCTGCACCTCTGGTCACACTCCTTGCAGGAATGagggccccagcacagagccttgTGAGGCAGGAGAGTTTTCCGTAGTAACCGAGACTGATGATTACCAATTCCCACCAGTTCCCACGGAAGACGAGTACATGGATAAGGACCTCAATAACACTGATTATTTATCTTTACTAAGTCAGACTGCAAGTAAAACTGTATCATCATTTTCAGAACCAATGGAGGCAGGGGAGAATGACAGCTTGAACCAGTACTTTTCAGGTATTGGGAGCACAGAGGACGTATCAGTCTCTCCAGGCTTTCACCCTCCCTCCAACACAGATGGCACACACATTACCACAGACCAGCTTCTACAGAAATCTTGCCAACATGCCCACAGTTGCCCGAAGGAAACAGGCAACAAAGACACAGATCATTTTGCAACAAACTGTGACTCAGAGAAGATCTGTGTGAGGTGTGGCATTTTGTACAGAGAATCTCCCCAAAAGTGTTACAAACCCTGTTGTGCTGCAGCTGACAGCATCTCCACCTCCCCAGAAAGTGGTTCCTGTGCCCAGTGCACCTGCGGTTTGaattttttctctgctggtcAGAGCACTCTAGCAAACAATCTTGGTATGGAAGATGCACCTTCAGATAGTACCAATGTGAAGTACCAGAACACAAACAGAAGCACttcagggacacagagcagcacttCAGGGATAAACAGCAGCACTTCAGACCTCCCTCCAGCATCTG GAAATGTGACTGGAAACAGTAACTCCACCTTTATTTCAAGTGGACAAGTAATGAATTTCAAGGGCGACATCATTGTTGTCTACCTTAGCCAGAACTctcaggaggggacagcggCCTCCTCAGGGCTGAGCGAGGAGAACGTGGGCAGCCCCGTGCAGGAGGAGAACCTCAGCCGCTGCGAGACCTTCGCCGGCAATGCCCAGCACTACAAGGAGAAGTGTGCGGAGCTGCAGGGCgcctgcccggccccggggaGCGGGGGGCCACGGTGGCCTGGTGGAGCCCTGGCCCAGGAGTGGGGCCCCTCCTGCGGTGGACAAGcctcccagcctgtgcaggaggaggggaagctGGGACACTTCTCGGAGAAGGTGTTGAACTGA